In the genome of Pirellulales bacterium, the window GCGTGTGGTCCGTCGTCACCTGTTGCAGTTGGCCGTCGCGCAGCAGGTAACAACGACTATCGCCGGCGTGCATCACGTAGGCGTTCGGCCAAGCGACGTAGGCCAAGGTCAGCGTGGTCCCCATGCCGCGGCGCTCAGGCCGGCTCTCGCCCTCGGCGTGGACTTGCTGGTCGCATTGCCGCAGGGCCTGCTGCCATTCGGCAAACACCTGTTCGTCGTCGCAGTCGTCGAGCCGGGCACACCAGTGCATGGCGTTCACCGCGAAATGGGCCAGGCAATCGACGGCCAGCGTGCTGGCCCGTTCGCCCGAAGCGTGCCCACCCAGGCCGTCGGCCACCAACAGCAATTGGCCGTGCGTTCCGCCCGTCAAATACGCGGGATCGGCAGCGGGCAGGCTGGTATGGTGGACCTGCAGCGATTTTCGCAGGTCGGCCACCAGGAACTGGTCTTCGTTCATGTCGCGGACGATGCCGCGGTCGGTCATGCCGAAGCAGTCGATTTTACCCGGCGGCGATTGACGGTGGGCCTGGGGAACGTTGAAGGTATCAAGAATCATAACGTAGCGGTCGTTTCGGCCCTGGCAGTAGAACAAAGCAGAGGTGCAATTCGCGTGCCTCAGCTTCGGCACGCTGATTGCAATTCCACACTTCCACAATCATTCGCATCGACAGGCAAAAAGGAAATGAGCAATCCGCCCATCATCAAGAGCCTGATCTTAGGGGCAGTGCTGCTGCCGCACAACGTTAGCTTTCGATACGATGTGCCGACCAGGGAACGGCCATCCATCCCAGCCCCATCCGTCCCAGCCAAGGTGCCGGCCGGTGAGTTTTCGGCCGGCATCCGTGCTTCGATAAACGCACGGCTGCGGCCAAATCGCAGCGGGCGGCCTGTGCGCGGCGACTTTCCCGAATATCGCCCCGGCGCCCGTGCCAGCGGGGCGGAGACCTTTTGGCGGTGACCACTGGCACCCCACGCCCGGCCTTTGCGGGAACAATCTGGTCGTTGCCCGGCCAGCATTAGATCGGGCAAAACCGCTCTTGCCCGAGTTCCGCAGCCGAGCGTACTATGGTTGAATGACCTGCGACGAACCCTCCACTCTCAGCGTGGCCGAAGCCCGACAACTTCTGCTGCAATGGGCCGAAGCGTGCGCCCAGGGCACGGCCCGCGACCGTATCGAGCTGGTCGAGCGGCTTTTGGGCAAAAGCACGTGCCGGCGGCTGGGCATCTACCGCGTGCCCGACGATTTCCTGCTTTCGGTCGTCATCCCCGTCTACAACGAAGTGCGGACGATCGAGGAAGTGGTGGCCCGCGTGCGCGGTTCGGGCGTGCCGGTGCAGGTCATCATCGTCGACGACGGCAGCACCGATGGCACGCGCGAGTTGCTCAACGGGTGGAAAGGCGCCGCCGACCTGACGATCGTGATGCACGAAACGAACCAGGGCAAAGGCTCGGCCTTGCGCACCGGATTCAGCCATGCCAAGGGCGACGTGGTGATCGTGCAAGACGCCGACCTGGAGTACGACCCGGCCGAGTTCGAGAAGCTGATTCAGCCGATCATCGAAGACGAGGCCGACGTGGTGTTCGGCAGCCGCTTTGCCGGCGACAATCAGCGTGTGCTGTACTTCTGGCACTCGGTGGGCAACAAGCTGCTGACGTTCGTCTCCAATTGCATGACGAACCTGAACCTCACCGACATGGAAACGTGTTACAAAGCGTTTCGCCGCGAGGTGATTCAGCGCATCGCCCCCACGTTGCGCGAGCAGCGGTTCGGCATCGAGCCGGAATTGACGGCCAAAGTGGCCAAGATGCCCGGCGTCCGCATTTACGAACGGCCGATCAGCTATCGCGGCCGCACCTATGCCGAAGGCAAGAAGATTACCTGGCGCGACGGCTTTCGGGCATTCTATTGCATCCTGCGGTATTCGCTCTTTGACCGCTAACTGATTCCCACACGGTCGACGAACTCACAGCCAACAAGCACGCCTCCGCCGTTGGTGCATGCCACCTGACGCACGATGCGGGCCGCCACATAGGTGAGTTGCGGAGCTCGACCCAGGCCGATAATCACTTTGGCGAAATTCGCCCGTTGCGGCCAATAGAAGGCCAGCCCCGAGCTGGATAGATCGCGGCACTCCACCGGCACGAACTGCTCCGCCTTGGGCATTTTGCGAACAAACGGCGCCATCCACTGCTGCACGGGGAACTTTTGTCGCGGGCTGCGTCGTCGCTCCGGTCGTCCGCCGTCGCGTTCGAGATTCTCCACGATCTTCTCCAGCAGATCGGGATTCAGCTCGTAGAAGGCTTCGGTCTGGTCAACGGCATTCATAACGTTCGACTCTGCGCCAGCTCGGCTTTCGCTCTCTCTCCGGGAGAGGTCAGGTGCGGGGCCGTTTCCCTCTCTGGCAAGACTAGCTTTCTTTCACCGGCGGTGTTTGCGTCGCCAGCACCGGGGTTCCTGCCGGATGTAACGGATGTAACGATGGTATTGATGGAGACCATGGCGAGTGTTAGCGTGGTTTCTTTGACGGATGAGGGATGAGAGATGAGGGATGAGAGATGAGGGATGAGAGAGGAGAGATAAACGCTGGCCGTTCCATGCCCTTGATTGTCCAGAAATTCGGCGGCACCAGCGTCGCCGACAGCAAGAAGATTCTCGCCGCCGCCCGAAAGGCCATCCGCGCTCAACAAGACGGAAACCAGGTGGTGGTCGTCGTCAGCGCGATGGGCCACAATACCGACCTGTTGATCGACCTGGCCAACGAGATCACCGACAACCCGCCCGCCCGTGAAATGGACATGCTCCTTTCCACCGGCGAACAGGTGAGCGTGGCGCTGATGGCCATGGCCATCGAGTCGCTGGGCTACAAGGCGATCAGCATGACCGGCGCTCAGATCGGCATCAAAACCGACAGCACGCACACCAAGGCCCGCATTCATTCCATCTCGACCGACCGCATGCGTCGGGCACTCGACGATGGGAAGATCGTGATCGCCGCCGGCTTTCAGGGCGTCGATGAAGAATCGAACATCACGACGCTGGGCCGCGGCGGCAGCGATACGACGGCGGTCGCCCTGGCCGCGGTGCTGGGGGCCGATGCTTGCGAAATCTATACCGACGTCGACGGCGTCTATACCACCGATCCGCGCGTGCTGCCCGAAGCCCGCCGCGTGAAGCAGGTGAGCTACGACGAAATGCTGGAGCTGGCCAGCCTGGGCGCCGGAGTGATGCACAGCCGCTCGATCGAGTTCGCCAAGAAATTTTCGGTGCCGATTCACGTGCGGAGCAGCTTTTCCGACATTCCCGGCACAATGATCGTGACCGACGCCGAAGCGGCCGGACAGGCGGTGGGCGGGGCCACGCTGGTCAAGAACGAGTCGCGCGTGACGATTCTCGGCGTGCCCGACCGGCCGGGTACGAGCCACGCCATCTTCTCGAAGATCGCCGCCAAAAACATCTCGGTCGATATGATCGTGCAGAACGTGGGCAGCGACGCCCAGGCCGACATTTCTTTCACGGTGATCCGCGACGACCTGCCCGCCACCTTGCAGGCCGTGGCCGACGCGGCCAAGGAGCTGGGGGCCGAAGACTACACGCACGACGAGAATGTCTCGAAAGTTTCCGTCGTCGGCCTGGGCATGGCCACGCAGACGGGCGTGGCCCAAAAGATGTTTCGGGCCTTGGCCGACGCCAAAGTGA includes:
- a CDS encoding PilZ domain-containing protein — its product is MNAVDQTEAFYELNPDLLEKIVENLERDGGRPERRRSPRQKFPVQQWMAPFVRKMPKAEQFVPVECRDLSSSGLAFYWPQRANFAKVIIGLGRAPQLTYVAARIVRQVACTNGGGVLVGCEFVDRVGIS
- a CDS encoding protein phosphatase 2C domain-containing protein; the protein is MILDTFNVPQAHRQSPPGKIDCFGMTDRGIVRDMNEDQFLVADLRKSLQVHHTSLPAADPAYLTGGTHGQLLLVADGLGGHASGERASTLAVDCLAHFAVNAMHWCARLDDCDDEQVFAEWQQALRQCDQQVHAEGESRPERRGMGTTLTLAYVAWPNAYVMHAGDSRCYLLRDGQLQQVTTDHTLAQKFVEAGMIPAEQASRSRFSHVLWNAIGGSSDSVKGEAHKLELALGDVLLLCTDGLTKELDDGRITEILSGPEPAADLCRRLVGGANNAGGDDNCTVVVAKFIAGSDGNGRANGSSLTDTVELPE
- a CDS encoding glycosyltransferase family 2 protein; amino-acid sequence: MTCDEPSTLSVAEARQLLLQWAEACAQGTARDRIELVERLLGKSTCRRLGIYRVPDDFLLSVVIPVYNEVRTIEEVVARVRGSGVPVQVIIVDDGSTDGTRELLNGWKGAADLTIVMHETNQGKGSALRTGFSHAKGDVVIVQDADLEYDPAEFEKLIQPIIEDEADVVFGSRFAGDNQRVLYFWHSVGNKLLTFVSNCMTNLNLTDMETCYKAFRREVIQRIAPTLREQRFGIEPELTAKVAKMPGVRIYERPISYRGRTYAEGKKITWRDGFRAFYCILRYSLFDR
- a CDS encoding aspartate kinase, with the protein product MPLIVQKFGGTSVADSKKILAAARKAIRAQQDGNQVVVVVSAMGHNTDLLIDLANEITDNPPAREMDMLLSTGEQVSVALMAMAIESLGYKAISMTGAQIGIKTDSTHTKARIHSISTDRMRRALDDGKIVIAAGFQGVDEESNITTLGRGGSDTTAVALAAVLGADACEIYTDVDGVYTTDPRVLPEARRVKQVSYDEMLELASLGAGVMHSRSIEFAKKFSVPIHVRSSFSDIPGTMIVTDAEAAGQAVGGATLVKNESRVTILGVPDRPGTSHAIFSKIAAKNISVDMIVQNVGSDAQADISFTVIRDDLPATLQAVADAAKELGAEDYTHDENVSKVSVVGLGMATQTGVAQKMFRALADAKVNIEMISTSEIKISVLVSRDDGQTALRTVHGAFQLDKEPSGAQASPHEVPRSRNGDATAIVARLQGMEDLTISDIRLDETQGRVTISGVPDAPGIAAAVFEHVAAAGIFVDMIVQSYGRGGRANLSFTVPQAAFDKAIASSKEVAQRLGCGPVSGSARVAKLSVSGIGMRSHTGVAIRMFKALSEAGINLEMINTSEVRVNVVVDGAAGHEALKRLQNAFADVQR